Proteins encoded in a region of the Stieleria neptunia genome:
- a CDS encoding ABC transporter permease, with protein MSTEATLTALTTTRHEASSTAWFWWKETRQLAPLVALLAIVSLLIIVINAILGVAMESFRFQLPHEVTMLVFPGLFATGAGPLLVGQERSQRTIDWLALLPISSKRLATTKLLVGMAGLAVMWAFALLVITAFDLGQRDTSHWTIGGQTGYSGNPFSYPVWISHSLFVLLAGFYVAWRIKNQFYSLIALIPLAFSPMIATSLISEFSDRPMATGPLDWINFGFTLLGIAIVTPITYRAAIRTLGAADAPAVTPLLDVAPHSPARETNDSIAPTFGTQTAPIIWQSIHSAKGMLAILIGMLLVSFLAAIQMAAVDRYRGIIGLLPWLLLMAPLAVCWLGISVFKHDGASERVRFLADRGVSPGKTYFALHAVPIAILCGSLLVYGLWNLTIIHREAVSDFAAGLPSLVTMLMIVVWIYAISQWVSQFVRTLILSVILAPILSLVTVGWLVFAYVSLGFPIYGLILCGLAPMVATYVMMRRYMDTSDRPLTFVVGGGVVGLIVLLPIGFATAHVLSVPAMDPTLRSELISEAQRDSVGNAPSAYLRMTGLMVDDSHRYDPFRDKMKELEGSLGRYNLDPLETVEPIRSRAGSKVIAHVGPHEYSRWHGNLMRARIQWRQTQDDQAWTELANWLDASAILLPALRRSSLLSDQEVADRLEVLLIDTLQHEVPVDRVDAAAVQTAMQAIGTPASRAAARRRAVVVTWQHKFQDDRGRYLNHNLTVLGHLPPGLVGWMQPRLYDSLVAAMLEGIDAAANRSDDIGWRLKLHQLHQTGGVFQASRYGDELRSMPAIETMILGNVNGYGQLWGRDWEYVELQIGKQP; from the coding sequence ATGAGCACCGAAGCAACACTCACTGCACTGACGACGACGCGGCACGAAGCTTCTTCGACCGCGTGGTTCTGGTGGAAGGAAACTCGCCAGCTGGCACCGTTGGTGGCGCTGCTGGCGATCGTCTCGCTGTTGATCATCGTCATCAACGCCATCCTGGGCGTTGCGATGGAATCGTTTCGATTTCAATTGCCCCATGAAGTGACAATGCTGGTCTTTCCAGGTCTGTTCGCGACCGGGGCAGGCCCCTTGTTGGTCGGCCAGGAACGGTCTCAACGCACGATCGATTGGCTGGCATTGCTGCCGATCTCGTCCAAGCGACTCGCGACGACAAAATTGCTGGTCGGCATGGCCGGCCTGGCCGTGATGTGGGCGTTTGCGTTGCTGGTCATCACGGCGTTTGATCTCGGGCAACGCGACACATCGCACTGGACGATCGGCGGCCAGACCGGTTATTCCGGTAACCCGTTCAGCTATCCGGTTTGGATCTCCCATTCGTTGTTCGTGTTGCTGGCGGGTTTTTATGTCGCCTGGCGGATCAAGAATCAATTTTATTCGTTGATCGCGTTGATTCCGCTGGCGTTCTCGCCAATGATCGCGACGTCGCTGATTTCCGAGTTTTCCGATCGCCCGATGGCGACGGGCCCATTGGATTGGATCAACTTTGGGTTCACGTTGCTGGGGATTGCGATCGTCACTCCGATCACCTATCGAGCCGCGATCCGCACGCTCGGTGCCGCGGATGCCCCTGCGGTCACACCGTTGTTGGACGTCGCGCCGCATTCCCCGGCACGCGAAACGAACGATTCCATCGCCCCCACGTTTGGAACGCAAACCGCGCCGATCATTTGGCAATCGATTCACTCGGCCAAGGGCATGTTGGCGATCTTGATCGGCATGTTGCTGGTCAGCTTCCTGGCCGCGATTCAAATGGCGGCGGTGGATCGGTACCGCGGGATCATCGGCCTTTTGCCATGGCTGCTGCTGATGGCTCCGCTTGCCGTCTGCTGGTTGGGGATCAGCGTGTTCAAGCACGACGGGGCGTCCGAACGGGTGCGTTTCTTGGCCGACCGTGGCGTCTCACCGGGCAAGACTTATTTCGCACTGCATGCGGTACCGATCGCCATCCTTTGCGGTTCGCTCTTGGTGTATGGGCTTTGGAATCTGACGATCATCCATCGGGAGGCGGTCTCTGATTTCGCCGCGGGTTTGCCGTCGCTGGTGACGATGCTGATGATCGTCGTTTGGATCTATGCGATCTCCCAGTGGGTCAGCCAGTTTGTCCGCACGCTGATTTTGTCGGTCATTCTGGCTCCGATCCTGTCATTGGTGACGGTCGGCTGGCTGGTGTTCGCCTACGTCTCACTCGGCTTTCCGATCTACGGTTTGATTCTCTGCGGGCTCGCTCCGATGGTGGCGACGTACGTGATGATGCGGCGTTACATGGACACGTCTGACCGACCGTTGACGTTCGTCGTCGGCGGCGGCGTGGTTGGGCTGATCGTGTTGTTGCCGATCGGCTTTGCCACCGCTCACGTGCTCTCGGTCCCCGCCATGGATCCGACACTGCGATCGGAGCTGATCAGCGAAGCCCAGCGTGATTCCGTCGGGAACGCCCCGTCGGCCTACCTGCGGATGACGGGGCTCATGGTAGACGACTCGCATCGGTACGATCCGTTCCGCGACAAGATGAAAGAGCTGGAAGGTTCTCTGGGCCGCTACAACCTAGACCCGCTGGAAACCGTCGAGCCGATTCGATCCAGGGCCGGCAGCAAAGTGATCGCCCACGTCGGTCCGCACGAGTACTCGCGTTGGCATGGCAACCTGATGCGGGCACGGATCCAGTGGCGACAGACCCAAGACGATCAAGCGTGGACCGAATTGGCGAATTGGCTGGACGCGTCCGCTATCCTGCTTCCCGCACTCCGCCGCAGCAGCCTGCTCTCGGACCAGGAAGTTGCCGATCGCCTGGAAGTGTTGCTGATCGATACGCTGCAACACGAGGTGCCCGTCGACCGTGTTGACGCCGCCGCCGTTCAGACCGCCATGCAAGCCATCGGAACACCGGCCAGTCGGGCAGCGGCGCGTCGCCGCGCGGTGGTGGTGACATGGCAACACAAGTTCCAGGACGACCGGGGACGCTATCTGAATCACAATCTGACGGTGCTGGGTCATCTACCTCCGGGGCTGGTCGGTTGGATGCAGCCGAGGCTTTATGATTCGTTGGTCGCCGCCATGCTGGAGGGGATCGATGCCGCGGCCAACCGCAGTGACGACATCGGTTGGCGACTGAAACTTCACCAGCTTCATCAAACCGGTGGCGTGTTCCAGGCGAGTCGTTACGGCGACGAACTGCGCAGCATGCCGGCGATCGAAACGATGATCCTCGGAAACGTCAACGGCTACGGCCAACTCTGGGGCCGCGACTGGGAATACGTTGAATTACAGATCGGGAAACAACCATGA
- a CDS encoding ABC transporter ATP-binding protein, translating into MEPVITTDALTMHFRRCDALMGVSLEIQPGTVFALLGENGAGKTTMIRILTGFQKPTSGSCTVCGVNPLRNPQGVRRQIGYVSDAPALYDWMTVAQIGGFTASFYDDSFLPNYEASIRRYEIRPEQKIRHLSKGQRAKVALSLALAHDPSLLILDEPTSGLDPKVRRNFLESMIDRAATGRTVFLSSHQISEVERVADTIAILHHGRIRLLGPLAELRESIHEVVIDVDDPLRSIAPPPEPAEVLTEETSGRSRQLFVRHLSPEMIHALRETPGVTEVRTRVATLEEIFVACTSDRTAPAMTATMSAAI; encoded by the coding sequence ATGGAACCCGTGATCACCACCGACGCACTGACCATGCACTTCCGCCGCTGTGACGCGCTGATGGGCGTCAGCTTGGAAATCCAGCCGGGAACGGTGTTCGCACTGTTGGGCGAAAACGGTGCCGGCAAGACGACGATGATCCGCATTCTGACCGGGTTCCAAAAACCGACCAGCGGCTCATGCACGGTTTGCGGCGTCAACCCGCTGCGGAACCCTCAGGGCGTACGGCGTCAAATCGGTTACGTCTCCGACGCACCGGCGCTCTACGATTGGATGACGGTCGCGCAGATCGGCGGCTTCACGGCGTCGTTTTATGATGACTCGTTCTTGCCGAACTATGAAGCGTCGATCCGCCGCTACGAGATCCGCCCGGAACAGAAGATCCGCCATCTTTCCAAGGGCCAACGTGCCAAGGTCGCGCTCTCACTTGCCCTCGCCCATGACCCGTCGCTGTTGATTTTGGATGAGCCCACTAGCGGGCTGGACCCGAAGGTGCGTCGCAACTTTCTGGAATCGATGATCGACCGCGCCGCGACGGGGCGAACGGTGTTCCTGTCCAGCCATCAGATCAGTGAAGTCGAGCGGGTCGCCGACACGATCGCGATCCTGCACCACGGCCGAATCCGGTTGCTCGGCCCGCTGGCGGAGCTGCGCGAATCGATTCACGAGGTGGTCATCGACGTCGATGATCCGCTGCGATCGATCGCACCGCCTCCGGAGCCGGCCGAAGTGTTGACCGAAGAGACGTCGGGCCGATCCCGCCAATTGTTCGTCCGACACCTGTCACCGGAAATGATCCACGCGCTTCGCGAAACGCCGGGCGTGACGGAGGTCCGGACGCGTGTCGCGACACTGGAAGAAATTTTTGTCGCCTGCACGTCCGACCGCACCGCACCGGCGATGACCGCAACGATGTCGGCGGCGATCTGA
- a CDS encoding DUF1501 domain-containing protein — MNLHSSESIFTSRRALLKAAGGCGLMTNTSLMATLLNLQATKSLMAAETNPTGYKAIVCLFLLGGNDSYNMLTPYDGTATSGEYGDYVDVRGGINDPDTNPGGLALDQSSLVSIAGPDSRNFGLHPAMAAQAFADPEPDPLPDPSTTGVAGLYNAGKLSFVSNVGSLIEPTTRDQYNARAGLPLGLFSHADLQRHWQTGFPQSRSKITGWGGRMADLLQSTNSNPSVSMNISVNGMNLFQTGSDVVPYAIGNNGATKVNGYAGSLGRQDRMNSRAINNILDQTYNDLLAKSFAETNRNSADAALQFNTATDAVDINTPFASENPSNQLKMVAKVIGARASLGQTRQIFFVTNGGWDNHSGLIGAQQTNLAEVSRAIRSFYDATVELGIQNDVALFTASDFARTLGTNGQGSDHAWGGNQIVAGGSVDGGKLFGKYPTSLSTPVDSIAGNLNLGRGRLIPTTSVDEMAADLAMWFGVGNNQDLVDVIPNIRNFFSSGSTAGPLGLFT, encoded by the coding sequence ATGAATCTTCACTCCAGCGAATCGATCTTCACTTCGCGCCGCGCGTTGCTCAAAGCCGCCGGCGGCTGCGGCCTGATGACGAACACCTCGTTGATGGCGACGCTGTTGAATCTGCAAGCGACCAAGTCGCTGATGGCGGCCGAAACCAACCCGACCGGTTACAAGGCGATCGTTTGCCTGTTTCTGCTCGGGGGCAACGACTCCTACAACATGCTGACGCCGTACGACGGAACCGCGACCAGCGGCGAATACGGCGACTACGTGGACGTCCGCGGTGGCATCAATGATCCCGACACCAACCCGGGTGGCCTTGCCCTGGATCAAAGCTCGCTGGTCTCCATCGCCGGACCCGACTCACGGAATTTTGGCCTGCACCCGGCCATGGCCGCCCAAGCCTTTGCCGACCCGGAACCCGATCCGCTGCCGGACCCTTCCACCACCGGTGTCGCCGGTCTCTACAACGCGGGAAAATTGAGCTTCGTTTCCAACGTCGGCTCGCTGATCGAACCGACCACGCGGGATCAGTACAACGCGCGGGCCGGGCTTCCCCTGGGGTTGTTTTCCCACGCCGACCTGCAACGCCACTGGCAGACCGGTTTCCCGCAATCACGCAGCAAGATCACCGGCTGGGGCGGTCGCATGGCCGATCTGCTGCAGAGTACCAATTCCAACCCGAGCGTCTCGATGAACATCTCGGTCAACGGCATGAACCTGTTCCAAACCGGTTCGGACGTGGTTCCCTATGCGATCGGAAACAACGGCGCGACGAAGGTGAACGGTTACGCCGGCAGCCTGGGACGCCAGGATCGGATGAATTCCCGGGCCATCAATAACATTCTGGATCAAACCTACAACGACCTGTTGGCGAAATCATTCGCCGAAACCAACCGCAACTCCGCAGACGCCGCGCTGCAATTCAATACCGCCACCGATGCGGTCGACATCAACACACCGTTCGCATCGGAAAACCCGAGCAACCAACTGAAAATGGTGGCCAAGGTGATCGGTGCCCGAGCGAGCCTCGGTCAAACCCGCCAGATTTTCTTTGTCACCAACGGCGGTTGGGACAACCACAGCGGTCTGATCGGGGCCCAGCAAACCAATCTGGCCGAAGTCAGCCGCGCGATCCGGTCCTTCTATGACGCCACCGTTGAATTGGGCATCCAAAACGACGTCGCCCTGTTCACCGCCTCGGACTTCGCCCGCACCCTGGGCACCAACGGCCAGGGCAGCGATCATGCCTGGGGCGGCAACCAGATCGTCGCCGGCGGAAGCGTCGACGGCGGCAAGCTGTTCGGCAAGTACCCCACCAGCCTCAGCACTCCGGTCGATTCGATCGCCGGCAACCTGAACCTCGGCCGCGGACGCCTGATCCCGACCACCTCGGTCGACGAGATGGCCGCGGACCTGGCGATGTGGTTCGGCGTCGGCAACAATCAAGACCTGGTCGACGTGATTCCCAACATCCGAAACTTCTTCTCCTCCGGCTCGACCGCCGGCCCGCTCGGATTGTTCACCTAA
- a CDS encoding biotin--[acetyl-CoA-carboxylase] ligase, translating into MNCDDGVTPSLRHTLDQLIRNGVIASAVYRRATASTNSDALAELQTDRIDDRLLPRLVLADRQTAGRGRHGNAWISEDDALTFSLVIPFELTHPSASVLSPAVGVAVARAIEFSCPPCRVALKWPNDICTLRSSDSATPPRLHKLGGILIETNATIGGRMVVGVGLNLNGKPQLDSPHSTPPASIAELTDRHVSRESMLAANAESLAEMLGELDEGPDEWIGPYRSRCALAGHDLSLKQSRETITGHCTGITDDGSLELIVDGNRRHFRSGEVQRVRPA; encoded by the coding sequence TTGAATTGTGACGATGGCGTCACACCGAGCCTGCGCCACACCCTCGATCAATTGATCCGAAACGGGGTGATCGCGTCGGCGGTCTATCGCAGGGCAACCGCATCGACCAACAGCGATGCCCTGGCGGAGCTGCAGACGGACCGGATCGACGATCGCTTGCTGCCGCGACTGGTCCTGGCCGACCGGCAGACCGCCGGCCGCGGCCGACACGGCAATGCGTGGATCAGCGAGGACGACGCGTTGACGTTTTCACTGGTCATCCCGTTTGAATTGACCCACCCGTCCGCCTCCGTGCTGTCGCCCGCCGTCGGCGTCGCAGTGGCCCGCGCGATCGAGTTCAGCTGCCCGCCCTGCCGCGTCGCACTCAAATGGCCCAACGACATCTGCACGCTGCGGTCAAGTGATTCCGCCACGCCCCCCAGGCTGCACAAACTGGGAGGCATCCTGATCGAAACCAACGCGACCATCGGCGGGCGGATGGTGGTCGGGGTGGGATTGAATCTGAACGGAAAACCGCAGCTGGATTCCCCGCACTCCACGCCGCCGGCGTCCATCGCCGAACTCACCGATCGCCACGTCAGCCGCGAATCAATGCTGGCCGCCAACGCCGAATCGCTCGCCGAAATGCTCGGGGAACTCGACGAGGGGCCCGATGAATGGATCGGTCCGTACCGGTCGCGATGCGCGCTGGCCGGTCACGACCTGTCATTGAAACAGAGCCGCGAAACGATCACGGGGCACTGCACCGGCATCACCGACGACGGATCGCTGGAGTTGATCGTCGACGGCAACCGGCGACACTTTCGCAGCGGCGAAGTCCAACGCGTCCGACCGGCGTAG
- a CDS encoding GntR family transcriptional regulator, with the protein MFFSIDVQSDVAIYLQLVRQVKFAIAAGTIRPGQLLPSVRALSNQVALNPNTVARAFNQLQADGVIEALRGRGMVVRDVAVEICRRERETVLNERIGSVLAEAWHAGLSKKQIKTFVDDHLRQLVDTEPAVMVSSTEPSDNGGADDE; encoded by the coding sequence ATGTTTTTTTCGATCGACGTCCAAAGCGACGTCGCGATCTATTTGCAGCTCGTTCGGCAAGTCAAATTTGCCATCGCCGCGGGAACCATCCGCCCGGGACAACTGCTCCCGAGCGTCCGTGCGCTCAGCAACCAGGTCGCGCTCAACCCCAACACGGTCGCCCGGGCCTTCAACCAGCTGCAAGCCGACGGTGTGATCGAGGCCTTGCGTGGCCGCGGCATGGTGGTCCGCGACGTGGCGGTCGAGATCTGTCGCCGCGAGCGCGAGACGGTGTTGAACGAACGCATCGGATCGGTTTTGGCCGAGGCCTGGCATGCCGGGCTTTCGAAAAAGCAGATCAAGACTTTTGTGGACGATCACCTGCGTCAATTGGTGGATACCGAGCCGGCCGTCATGGTGTCGTCCACCGAACCGAGCGACAACGGGGGAGCCGACGATGAATAG
- a CDS encoding DUF255 domain-containing protein, with protein sequence MYTNQLINETSPYLLQHAHNPVDWHPWGEEAFAKAKRENKPIFLSVGYSTCYWCHVMEVESFEDPEVAAVINKYFVAIKVDREERPDIDEQYMLATQMMTGRGGWPNSVWLTPDGKPWMAGTYFPKQTFISVLKQINEFWVNRRDDVNRQADALADAAKRTSTTAAIEAVPLSLELVDQAIAKLVGQFDPQNGGFGGAPKFPPHGTLALLIDQYQRSGDTSLIEPITKTLDAMWLGGMHDHLGGGFHRYATDADWLLPHFEKMLYDNAQLMRIYADGYQITGNERYRDAVEDIDRWVRREMTSPKGAFYSALDSGEVGKEGEAYVWTADKIKDVLGEEDAALYSQIYNIVPEGNFLEESTGHKTGENIPHLKQSLDAVAQSHPLGKQGLIDRIEAMEDKLLRDRLTWPQPHKDDKILTSWNGLMIDALAHAGRVLEEPKYIDSAAAAADFILQSMIRDGKLLRTFRGGTAKLPGYLDDYVYFCKALLELHAATDQRRWLDEATGLVDFMLAEFEDDADGGFFFTGDSHEALIVRSKNLGGGGNMPNTNGIAAQLLVNLAELTGQTKYRDSAEKTLQSFSGVMAKQPHTTEHLLIGVSRYLATSAAGSEKTAEGNTKRVDPITFTVGLSKSQARPGETLTVTVTLDIDDGWHLYATNPEAEFLIPTKVSVTSDAAITVGEIVAPKPESRTDPILKTELNTYAGKIEFKVPVTVDEAAKSGTATFTVVVDSQACDQARCLQPEKTTFEMKVKVRR encoded by the coding sequence ATGTACACAAACCAGTTGATCAACGAAACCAGTCCGTACCTGCTGCAACACGCCCACAACCCGGTCGATTGGCACCCCTGGGGCGAGGAAGCGTTCGCCAAGGCCAAGCGGGAGAATAAACCGATCTTTTTGTCGGTCGGCTATTCGACGTGTTACTGGTGCCACGTGATGGAGGTCGAATCGTTCGAAGACCCCGAAGTCGCCGCGGTCATCAACAAGTACTTCGTCGCCATCAAAGTCGATCGCGAAGAGCGACCAGATATCGATGAACAATACATGCTGGCCACGCAGATGATGACCGGCCGCGGGGGCTGGCCCAATTCCGTTTGGCTGACCCCCGACGGCAAGCCCTGGATGGCGGGAACGTACTTTCCCAAGCAGACCTTTATCTCGGTGCTGAAACAGATCAACGAGTTTTGGGTCAATCGCCGCGACGACGTCAATCGCCAAGCCGACGCGCTGGCCGACGCGGCCAAGCGGACGAGCACGACGGCGGCCATTGAGGCGGTCCCGCTGTCGCTGGAACTGGTGGACCAAGCCATCGCAAAACTGGTCGGTCAATTTGATCCCCAAAACGGCGGATTCGGCGGGGCACCAAAATTCCCGCCCCACGGCACTCTGGCGTTGCTGATCGACCAATACCAACGCAGCGGTGACACGTCGCTGATCGAACCGATCACCAAAACGCTCGACGCGATGTGGCTCGGCGGCATGCACGACCATCTCGGCGGCGGCTTTCACCGCTACGCGACCGATGCCGATTGGCTGTTGCCGCACTTCGAAAAAATGCTCTACGACAACGCGCAACTGATGCGCATCTACGCCGACGGGTACCAGATCACCGGCAACGAACGTTACCGTGACGCCGTCGAGGATATCGATCGCTGGGTGCGCCGCGAAATGACTTCGCCCAAAGGAGCGTTCTACAGCGCGCTCGATTCCGGTGAAGTCGGAAAGGAAGGCGAAGCGTATGTCTGGACCGCCGACAAGATCAAAGACGTACTCGGCGAAGAAGACGCGGCACTGTATTCGCAAATCTACAACATCGTCCCCGAAGGCAACTTTTTGGAGGAATCGACCGGGCACAAGACCGGCGAAAACATCCCCCACCTGAAACAGTCCCTCGACGCTGTCGCCCAATCTCATCCGCTGGGCAAGCAAGGGTTGATCGATCGAATCGAAGCGATGGAAGACAAGCTACTGCGCGATCGGCTGACCTGGCCCCAGCCACACAAGGACGACAAGATCCTGACCAGCTGGAACGGATTGATGATCGACGCCCTGGCACACGCCGGCCGAGTCTTGGAGGAACCGAAATACATCGATTCGGCCGCCGCCGCGGCCGACTTCATCCTCCAATCGATGATCCGCGATGGAAAGCTGCTCCGTACGTTCCGCGGCGGAACCGCCAAGCTGCCCGGCTACCTGGATGATTACGTCTACTTCTGCAAGGCGCTGTTAGAACTGCACGCCGCGACCGATCAGCGACGTTGGCTGGACGAAGCGACCGGGCTGGTTGATTTCATGCTCGCTGAATTCGAAGACGACGCGGACGGCGGATTCTTTTTCACCGGAGACTCGCACGAAGCCTTGATCGTGCGTTCGAAAAACCTGGGTGGCGGCGGTAACATGCCCAACACCAACGGCATCGCCGCGCAGTTGCTGGTCAATCTGGCCGAGTTGACGGGCCAAACCAAGTATCGCGACTCGGCCGAGAAAACGCTGCAGTCGTTTTCGGGGGTGATGGCCAAACAACCGCACACGACCGAACATCTGCTGATCGGAGTGTCTCGCTATCTGGCCACGTCCGCGGCGGGCTCCGAAAAGACCGCCGAAGGCAACACCAAACGCGTTGACCCGATCACGTTCACGGTCGGTCTGTCGAAGTCTCAGGCGCGCCCCGGCGAGACGTTGACGGTCACGGTGACGCTGGACATCGATGACGGCTGGCATCTTTACGCGACCAATCCCGAGGCGGAGTTTTTGATCCCGACGAAGGTTTCGGTCACGAGCGATGCGGCGATCACGGTCGGTGAAATCGTCGCGCCAAAGCCGGAGTCGCGAACCGATCCGATCCTCAAAACCGAACTCAATACTTACGCCGGGAAGATCGAGTTCAAAGTCCCGGTCACGGTCGATGAAGCGGCGAAGTCCGGCACGGCAACGTTCACCGTGGTCGTTGACTCGCAAGCCTGTGATCAAGCGAGATGTCTGCAGCCGGAGAAGACGACGTTTGAGATGAAGGTGAAAGTTCGCAGATAA
- a CDS encoding Fpg/Nei family DNA glycosylase has product MPEGHKTHFLARQHTDWFAGQSLKVTSPQGRFRGDARKVSGRVMDRCEAIGKHLFYHFENDRLIHVHLGRYGKYRMHSTPPPAPVGLVRMRWVGQTWSLDLNGPTTCRVIDRQTREEVIGKLGPDPLAEGSPARKKALVWETVRVSGKPIGALVLDQSVVAGVGNIFRAELFFELGLDPRTPGIELGKATFDSLWKSLVKMMRTGLKYGKIITVTAKEAGAPRATLEGRDRFRVYGKASCPRCDRSIETIEIAARKLYWCPGCQG; this is encoded by the coding sequence ATGCCCGAAGGACACAAGACCCATTTCCTTGCCCGCCAACACACCGATTGGTTTGCCGGGCAATCGTTAAAGGTGACCAGTCCGCAAGGACGGTTTCGCGGCGACGCGCGCAAGGTTTCCGGCCGGGTGATGGATCGTTGCGAGGCGATCGGCAAGCACCTGTTTTATCACTTTGAAAACGATCGTCTGATTCATGTTCATCTCGGCCGGTACGGGAAGTATCGAATGCACTCGACGCCGCCGCCGGCTCCGGTCGGGCTGGTCCGGATGCGATGGGTGGGCCAGACATGGTCGCTGGATCTGAACGGCCCGACGACCTGCCGCGTCATCGATCGGCAAACCCGCGAGGAAGTGATCGGCAAGCTCGGCCCGGACCCGCTCGCCGAGGGTTCGCCGGCCCGCAAGAAGGCGCTTGTTTGGGAAACCGTTCGCGTCAGTGGGAAACCGATCGGGGCGCTCGTTTTGGATCAGTCCGTGGTCGCGGGTGTCGGCAACATCTTTCGCGCCGAGCTATTTTTCGAACTCGGCCTCGATCCGCGTACCCCCGGTATCGAGCTGGGCAAGGCGACGTTTGATTCGCTGTGGAAGTCGTTGGTCAAGATGATGCGAACGGGATTGAAGTATGGAAAGATCATCACCGTCACGGCCAAGGAGGCCGGCGCGCCGCGAGCGACACTGGAAGGCCGCGATCGATTCCGCGTTTATGGCAAAGCGTCTTGCCCCCGTTGTGACCGCTCCATCGAAACGATCGAAATCGCCGCGCGAAAGCTGTATTGGTGCCCGGGATGTCAGGGCTAA